Proteins from a single region of Oncorhynchus nerka isolate Pitt River linkage group LG18, Oner_Uvic_2.0, whole genome shotgun sequence:
- the LOC115115849 gene encoding zinc finger protein 169-like, whose product MSENLVLTFQTQLSGVMETVLKSAIYEITRLVEDGFLEEVSRSREQVESLKKRLQRSENREGGQRGKCADCGKADEEGGSSGNSQTGAEMGCGLKQEKVPGEEWSSCGGVARETAFHDLEAEATSLRRTSESTEVTGQKLDSLLKEEPLHNTELQERWGVCLDGADGSDVSGPSKSFSEQELQQCQADWGSGLDQGPEPPGPDGNPGDPSQPLFQPRYSLEDLGGGFEKSGYGGAGGGGGHRLDVEGLDRLPGSPSHLGALSYGAVGHYQVDLGGSEGGDHHHRSHMPGPHRSRREQVASPTPPPHPEVGVRNCLLINEEGYLQDSSVLYPEHGVTESGSRAGHRGLTSIHSGSSAHNNNTESLYGAPDNFGHSLNLRDRSQEQVTEGGVMGGGGKRHACNQCTMTFSDSGSLEAHKQTHKTGRVSGSGSGPPYSCTKCGKSFTQACNLKVHQRLHQAEGLHLCSHCSKGFTSFSDLKRHKCIQTTDKPYCCSICGNKFSRLWNLKLHRRVHTQEKPHRCTMCDKSFARADNLKVHQRTHTGERPYCCAVCGLSFKQLNHLKWHQRKHRLDLLA is encoded by the exons ATGTCGGAGAACCTCGTCCTCACCTTCCAGACCCAGCTCTCGGGAGTCATGGAGACGGTCCTAAAGTCAGCCATATATGAGATCACCAGGCTGGTGGAGGACGGCTTCCTGGAGGAGGTGTCCCGAAGCCGTGAGCAGGTCGAGTCGCTGAAGAAGAGGTTACAGCGgtcggagaacagagagggaggccagagggGGAAATGTGCAGACTGTGGGAAAGCTGATGAGGAAGGTGGAAGCTCTGGAAACTCACAGACAG GTGCGGAGATGGGGTGTGGCCTGAAGCAGGAGAAGGTACcaggggaggagtggagcagcTGTGGGGGCGTGGCCAGGGAAACAGCCTTCCATGATCTGGAGGCTGAGGCCACCAGCCTTAGGAGAACCTCTGAG TCCACAGAGGTCACAGGTCAGAAGCTGGACAGCCTGCTGAAAGAGGAGCCTCTCCACAACACCGAGctacaggagagatggggtgTCTGCCTGGACG GTGCCGATGGTTCAGACGTCTCGGGGCCCAGTAAGAGTTTCAGTGAGCAGGAGCTGCAGCAGTGCCAGGCTGACTGGGGATCCGGTCTAGACCAGGGGCCTGAACCACCAGGCCCAGATGGAAACCCAGGGGACCCCAGCCAACCTCTCTTCCAACCCCGTTACAGCCTGGAGGATCTGGGGGGTGGCTTTGAGAAATCTGGTTACGGCGGTGCTGGTGGTGGAGGAGGCCATCGTCTAGACGTGGAAGGGCTGGATAGGCTTCCTGGTTCTCCGTCTCATCTGGGTGCGCTGAGCTACGGAGCTGTGGGTCACTACCAGGTGGACCTGGGGGGGTCTGAGGGGGGAGACCATCACCATCGCTCCCACATGCCTGGCCCCCATCGGAGCCGGAGGGAGCAGGTGGCGTCGCCAACGCCACCGCCCCACCCAGAGGTGGGTGTCCGGAACTGCCTGTTGATCAACGAGGAGGGTTACCTGCAGGACTCCAGTGTCTTGTACCCTGAACACGGTGTCACAGAGTCAGGTAGCAGAGCCGGCCACAGGGGGCTAACCTCCATCCACTCTGGAAGCTCagcccacaacaacaacacagagagccTGTATGGTGCCCCTGACAACTTTGGACACTCTCTAAACCTCAGAGATCGTTCACAAGAGCAGGTAACAGAAGGAGGAGTAATGGGAGGAGGGGGGAAGCGTCACGCCTGCAATCAATGCACCATGACATTCTCAGACTCTGGCTCCCTTGAGGCCCACAAGCAGACACACAAAACAGGTAGAGTCTCAGGGTCAGGATCTGGGCCTCCGTACTCCTGCACCAAGTGCGGTAAGTCCTTCACCCAGGCTTGCAACCTCAAGGTCCACCAGCGGCTCCACCAGGCAGAGGGACTCCACCTCTGCAGCCACTGCTCCAAGGGCTTCACCTCCTTCTCTGACCTGAAGAGGCACAAGTGCATTCAGACGACAGACAAGCCCTACTGCTGCTCCATCTGTGGGAACAAATTCAGTCGGCTCTGGAACCTCAAGCTGCACAGGCGCgttcacacacaggagaaaccccACCGCTGCACTATGTGTGACAAGAGCTTTGCTCGGGCAGACAATTTGAAGGTGCACCAGCGCACGCACACTGGGGAGAGACCGTACTGCTGCGCTGTGTGTGGACTCAGCTTCAAACAACTAAACCATCTGAAGTGGCACCAGCGTAAACACAGGCTGGATCTCCTGGCCTGA